A single window of Pyxidicoccus xibeiensis DNA harbors:
- a CDS encoding sensor histidine kinase, whose protein sequence is MSRSPPVILNFRRTFALLIVLVVVPSAGLSGFGVVAIINERAAVEKRLESAWRGTLESMADQLPRALASARLVEEAGTLRLVLPDGRSVSEPDGTFQVEGGRVHTNDPQLQEALTAVLPEAGALPTEPTVFSLATGTRAVMVAAEREGDVVHGVRLSVRALETLMAERVDPRAVSGEPVRFTLQPVPREATESGLMGKLVSEVAQARASALGPMGLAERVLSPPLQDFRLVVLPTGEDPVARASTRNRVLYGVLLGLFYLTLTFGVVYTGRALYREAQLSRMKTDFVSLVSHELRTPLTSIRMFIETLALGRLKDPAQMQEVLTLLTRETERLSIFIERVLDWARIEGGRKVYQRAPLPVMDVVEAAVAAFRAQRLEGGVDLKVDVAEGLPRLDVDKEAVAGALLNLLQNAYKYSGPADRRITLTARGGGKFVDLSVEDNGVGIAPKERKRIFERFYRVDNLMTRKTEGSGLGLAIARRIVEAHGGRIAVQSEPGRGSRFTIHLPVGKA, encoded by the coding sequence GTGTCGCGCTCGCCCCCTGTCATCCTCAACTTCCGGCGCACGTTCGCCCTGCTCATCGTGCTGGTGGTGGTGCCGTCCGCCGGCCTGTCGGGCTTCGGCGTGGTGGCCATCATCAACGAGCGCGCGGCGGTGGAGAAGCGGCTGGAGTCGGCCTGGCGGGGGACGCTGGAGTCGATGGCGGACCAGCTGCCCCGGGCGCTGGCGTCGGCGCGCCTGGTGGAGGAGGCCGGCACGCTGCGCCTGGTGTTGCCGGATGGCCGCAGCGTGTCGGAGCCGGACGGCACCTTCCAGGTGGAGGGCGGGCGCGTCCACACGAACGACCCGCAGCTCCAGGAGGCGCTCACCGCCGTGCTGCCGGAGGCGGGCGCACTCCCCACCGAGCCGACGGTCTTCTCCCTGGCGACGGGGACGCGCGCGGTGATGGTGGCCGCCGAGCGCGAGGGGGACGTGGTGCACGGCGTGCGCCTGTCGGTGCGGGCCCTGGAGACGCTGATGGCCGAGCGGGTGGACCCCCGCGCCGTGTCCGGCGAGCCGGTGCGCTTCACCCTGCAGCCGGTGCCGCGCGAGGCCACCGAGAGCGGGCTGATGGGCAAGCTGGTGTCGGAGGTGGCGCAGGCACGCGCCAGCGCCCTGGGCCCCATGGGCCTGGCGGAGCGCGTGCTGTCCCCGCCCCTGCAGGACTTCCGGCTGGTGGTGCTGCCCACCGGCGAGGACCCGGTGGCGCGCGCCTCCACGCGCAACCGCGTGCTGTACGGCGTGCTGCTGGGCCTGTTCTACCTGACGCTGACGTTTGGCGTCGTCTACACGGGCCGCGCCCTCTACCGTGAAGCGCAGCTGTCGCGGATGAAGACGGACTTCGTGTCCCTGGTGAGCCATGAGCTGCGCACGCCGCTCACCTCCATCCGCATGTTCATCGAGACGCTCGCCCTGGGCCGGCTGAAGGACCCGGCGCAGATGCAGGAGGTGCTCACCCTGCTGACGCGCGAGACGGAGCGGCTCTCCATCTTCATCGAGCGCGTGCTGGACTGGGCGCGCATCGAGGGCGGGCGCAAGGTGTACCAGCGCGCGCCGTTACCCGTCATGGACGTGGTGGAGGCGGCGGTGGCGGCCTTCCGCGCGCAGCGGCTGGAGGGCGGCGTGGACCTGAAGGTGGACGTGGCCGAGGGCCTGCCGCGGCTGGACGTGGACAAGGAAGCGGTGGCCGGGGCCCTGCTCAACCTGCTGCAGAATGCCTACAAGTACAGCGGGCCCGCGGACCGGCGCATCACCCTCACCGCGCGAGGGGGAGGGAAGTTCGTGGACCTGTCCGTGGAGGACAACGGCGTGGGCATCGCCCCGAAGGAACGCAAGCGCATCTTCGAGCGCTTCTACCGCGTGGACAACCTGATGACGCGCAAGACGGAGGGCAGCGGCCTGGGGCTGGCCATCGCCCGGCGAATCGTCGAGGCTCACGGCGGCCGCATCGCCGTGCAGAGCGAGCCGGGCCGGGGCAGCCGGTTCACCATCCACCTGCCGGTGGGGAAGGCATGA